Sequence from the Natronomonas marina genome:
GGTCGCCATCAAGGCCGCCGAAGCCCTCCGGGAACTGCTCGACCGGGAGTTCGCCACGACCGAGGAGTACCTCCAGTCGCTCGAACAGAACAGCAACGCGCTGCGCCGGGCCAACACCTCCCACGCCTCGCTCTTTACCACCCAGCGGGAGATCGTCGGCCGGGTCCGGGAGACCGACCCCGACTCCGTCGAGGCGGCGAAGGCGGCGACGGAAGCCGCCATCGACGAGGCCGTCGAGTCCGTCGAGCGGGCCAAACACGAGGCCGCAAAGGAGGCCGTCGACCTGCTCGAGGACGGCACCACCCTCCTCACGCACGACTTCTCCTCGACCGTGATGGAGGCCATCGAACTGGCCGCACAGGCCGGCCGGCACCTGGAGGTGTACGTCACGGAGGCGCGGCCGCGGTTCATCGGCCGGAAGGCCGCCCGCGCGCTGGCCGGGATCGACCGCGTCGAACCGACGCTCGTCGTCGACAGCGCGGCCGGCCACTACCTCGACGACTGCGACCGGGTCGTCGTCGGCATGGACTGCATCGTCGACGACGTCCTCTACAACCGGGTCGGCACCTTCCCCATCGCGGCGACGGCGGCGGAACTGGCCGTGCCGGTGTCGGTGCTGGGCTCGAGCGCGAAGCTCATCGACGAGGGGTTCGCCTTCGAAAACGAGTTCCGCTCGCCGAGCGAGGTGATGCGGGAGCCCGCGGAGGGGTTTTCGGTCGCCAACCCGGCCTACGACGCGACCCCGACCCACCTCCTACAGAACGTCGTGACGGACGAGGGCGTTCACAAACTGGAGTAGGGGTCTGATACCGGCGAAGGGGTTCCAGCGGCTCGGCGCGTCGAACCGGGGCTGGCTGACGACGAGTTCACCGCACTCGGGACACTCGACGTCCGTCCGGTCGCCGTCGGTCCTGGCCACGGACCAGCCCCCGTCGACGGGGGCGTCGTGCCCGCAGGCCGGACAGAACAGGACCGCCTTCCTGTCCGTCCGGGCCGTCGGGTGCGTTTTTCTGTCGGCCATCAAGTAACGTGATGGTACTGTAACGGATAAACCTGCTGCCTGTCAATGTAGGCAGACGGTGTATGATGGATTTTGATGGGGAATACGGCCGACTTACTGGAACGTCCGGCTGATCTCGGGTTCGTCCGGTTCGCCGCCGGGCGTGAACTTCTCCTCCATCTCCTCGTAGCGTTCGCGGGCGTCCTCGTCGACGCTGGCGCCGACCTCGTCGAGGGCCTCCTCGAAGTGCGCTGCGGTCACGCGGACGTTCCCGACGCTCTGGGCGGCCTCCTCCGGATCGACGCTGTTGATGAACTCGCGTGTGGCCGCCATCGAGGCCTCCCGACAGACCGCCTCGAGATCCGCACCGACGTAGCCGTCGGTCTTCCGGGCCAGTTCCTCGAGGTCGACATCGTCGGCCAGCGGCTTGTTGCGGGTGTGGACCGCCAGGATCTTCCGGCGGGCCTCTTCGTCGGGCACGGGGACGTGGACGTGGCGGTCCAGCCGACCGGGCCGCAGCAGCGCCGAGTCGATGAGGTCCGGGCGGTTGGTCGTGGCGATGACCACGACGTCCTCCAGTTCCTCGAGACCGTCCAGTTCGGTCAGCAACTGGGAGACGACGCGCTCACCGACGCCGCTGTCGCCCATGCGCTTGCCGCGCTCGCCCGCGATGGAGTCTATCTCGTCGAAGAAGACGACGGTCGGGGCGTTGGAACGGGCCTTCTCGAACACCTCGCGGACGCCCTTCTCGGACTCGCCGACGTACTTGTTCAGTAGTTCGGGACCCTTGATCGAGATGAAGTTCGACTGGGCCTCGTTGGCGACGGCCTTGGCCATCAGGGTCTTGCCGGTCCCCGGCGGGCCGTACAGCAACACGCCCTTGGCGGCGTCGACGTCCATCGTCTCGAAGACCTCGGGGTACTCCAGCGGCCACTGGATGGTCTCCCGGAGCCGTTCCTGGGTATCGTCGAGCCCGCCGACGTCGTTCCAGGTGACGTCGGGGACCTCGACGAACACCTCCCGGAGCGCGGAGGGCTCGATGCCCTTCAGCGCCTCCTTGAAG
This genomic interval carries:
- a CDS encoding translation initiation factor eIF-2B — its product is MIDETVEEIEEMQTHSSSTVAIKAAEALRELLDREFATTEEYLQSLEQNSNALRRANTSHASLFTTQREIVGRVRETDPDSVEAAKAATEAAIDEAVESVERAKHEAAKEAVDLLEDGTTLLTHDFSSTVMEAIELAAQAGRHLEVYVTEARPRFIGRKAARALAGIDRVEPTLVVDSAAGHYLDDCDRVVVGMDCIVDDVLYNRVGTFPIAATAAELAVPVSVLGSSAKLIDEGFAFENEFRSPSEVMREPAEGFSVANPAYDATPTHLLQNVVTDEGVHKLE